A DNA window from Candidatus Latescibacterota bacterium contains the following coding sequences:
- a CDS encoding protein-L-isoaspartate(D-aspartate) O-methyltransferase, with protein MVTRQLAGRGIADPRVLAAMGELPRERFVPREWADRAYADSPLPLGPDQTISQPYIVALMLEAAALHAGDRVLEIGTGSGYQAALLAQLGAETYSVELDPVLAARAAETLRQAGCGDVHLRVGDGRAGWPEAAPFAAILVTAAAASVPPALTDQLADGGRLLIPVGPVDEVQSLLLVERDGHRLRERRLLPVRFVPLRGEENPGSRA; from the coding sequence ATGGTCACGCGGCAGCTAGCGGGCCGGGGCATCGCCGATCCCCGGGTGCTCGCCGCCATGGGCGAGTTGCCTCGGGAGCGTTTCGTCCCCCGCGAGTGGGCCGACCGCGCCTACGCCGACAGCCCCCTGCCCCTGGGGCCGGACCAGACGATCAGCCAGCCCTACATCGTGGCGCTCATGCTGGAGGCCGCCGCGCTGCACGCCGGCGACCGGGTGCTCGAGATCGGCACCGGTTCGGGCTACCAGGCGGCGCTGCTGGCGCAGCTGGGGGCGGAGACCTACAGCGTGGAGCTGGACCCGGTTCTGGCCGCGCGCGCCGCCGAGACCCTGCGCCAGGCCGGCTGCGGGGACGTCCACCTGCGCGTGGGCGACGGCCGCGCCGGCTGGCCCGAGGCCGCCCCCTTCGCGGCGATCCTGGTGACGGCCGCGGCCGCAAGCGTCCCGCCGGCGCTGACCGACCAGCTCGCCGACGGCGGCCGCCTGCTCATCCCGGTGGGCCCGGTGGACGAAGTGCAGTCGCTGCTGCTTGTGGAGCGCGACGGCCACCGCCTGCGGGAACGCCGCTTGCTGCCCGTGCGTTTCGTCCCCCTGCGCGGGGAAGAAAACCCTGGCAGCCGCGCTTAG